DNA from Halopiger aswanensis:
ACGACGTTTGCCGCTGCTGGCGGCGATGTGGCTATCTGTTCGCGGTCGTACGAGGACGTCGAATCGGTCGCTGAACAGATTACGGCTGAACACGACGGGCGCGTTATCCCCGTCGAATGTGACGTGACGAACGCTGACGAGGTCGCGAATCTGGTCGATACCGCGATTGAGGAGTTTGGTGATCTCCGCGTCCTCGTGAACAACGCCGGCGGCTCGGTCGAATCAGCGGACCTCCTCCATCGGTGCGACGAAGAGACATATGAGTGGATGCTCGAGCTTAATCTGAAAGCACCGTACCTGCTTGCTCGGGAAGTGCTACCCGCGATGATCGCTGCGGGAGGTGGATCAATGATTCATGTCGGGTCAGTCAATGGGTTATTCGGCATCGGCCTTGCAGGCTATTCCGAGGCAAAGAGCGGCCTCCTTGCCCTTTCGCGGAATATTGCGACCCATTACGGACAGTATGGCATCCGGTCGAACGTCCTCTCCGCTGGGACGATTGAAACACAAAACCGAAAGGATGAGATGGAGAATACCGAAGAACGGACGGCGGAAACCAGCGCTCGTGATCGCTGGCTCGACCAGTATCCGTTAGGTCGGTTCGGTCGCCCAGAGGAAGTCGCAGATACTGCCCTCTTTCTCGCCACGGAACGGGCCGGCTTCATCACCGGTGAAAACATCGTCGTTGATGGTGGTCTCACGGTGAGCCTGCCCACCTCATTCCAAAATGAGATCTATCAGGCAAATGATCCGCCTGCTGAGCGATGAGACAAGGCCAGATCATTCGGGTCGATGAGTCTGTACCGCTCACAGGTGAGGTGAAAGACACTCCCTGGGAAGCCGCAGTTCCAATCCAGATAAACGAATTCCCATGGAACGTTCCAGACGCAAAGCGATCGACGGTTGTCCGATCGTTGTACGATGAGGACGCGCTGTACCTGCAGTATCACGCTGACGATGCGATCATCCGGGCAGACACTGATGAACTCAACGGGCCAGTCTGGGAAGACAGCTGTGTAGAATTTTTTGCGACACTCGACCCACAGCGCAGACCGCACTACATCAACGTTGAGGTCAACTGTATCGGTGCATTTCGGCTCGGATTCGGTCCGGATCGCCAGAACCGTGAACTGATCACCGCCAACCAAGCAGAGTCGATTCGGGTTGAATCGTCCATCGACGAACAGCCAGCTGCGAACGCTGCGGACGACCACTGGTGGGTTGCAATTGCGCTTCCGTTTGAGACGCTTGCGACCGTCACCGGTGTTTCGATTTCGCCGAGTGAGGGGACAGTCTGGCAGGGAAATTTCCATCGTCTCGGTCCACGCGATACCTCATTTTTCGCGACATGGAACCCAGTCAACGCCCCCAAGCCAGATTTCCACCAGCCATCGGAGTTCGGCCCACTCGTTTTCAAATAAACTAGAGAACCGATAGATTCAAAGGTGGGGTGTGAGATAACATAGCTATGGAAGAGATTGTAACTGAGAACGCGCCTGACGCTATCGGACCGTACTCCCAAGGGATCAAAGATGGCAATCGTCTCTATGTGTCCGGACAGGGACCGGTTGATCCCGAGACTGGTGAAGTCGTCTCAGAGGACATCAGTGAACAGACCGAACAGACGCTCGAGAACATCGCAGCGATTCTGGAAGCGGGCGGAGCGTCCCTCGATGATGTACTGAAGGCAAATGTATACGTCACCGATATGGATGACTATGACGACGTAAACGAGGTGTACGCGGAGTACATGACCGACCCGTATCCGGCACGAGCGGCCGTGGAAGTATCACGGCTTCCAATTGAGATCGGCGTCGAGATCGAAGTCACTGCACGCGTTCAGTAGGCGATGAGACGCTGACGGAGTTCAGATTCGATCGATCACGTAACGGAGAGCGTTTTCTGCGTGTCCGCGTTGAGAAATCGGAGCCTCATGGATTGTCTCTTCCTGATTAACGGAAGTTGCTAGCGGAGAGAAACAGCGCCGGATCTGTCTCGATGGTGAATCGCCAGACCGGATCGATGGTGTTTGAGACACTCAGAGGATCGAAATCGACAGATGAGTTTTCATTCACTTGCTAATTATATCGAATATATAGTTTCAGGAAAGACTTATTATCACCAATGTGGACGCTTGGCATGCGCCATGAATCGACGCAATTATCTGAAAGGAGTCGCGGGCGCTGCTGGCATCGTTACCGTGTCACACACGGGCACTGCACAGGAATGGAGCGACGGTCGCCCGGGGAACGGCAAAGGATTGCCGAATGAGATGCCGCCGCGAAAAGGGGAGTCGGTAATCGGGCTCACCGACCAGATCGATACGGTCAAGGCGGGAATCATCGGGCTCGGGAACAGAGGCTCCTCAATGACGCAGCTCATCGATGCGATGTACCCGGATAAGGGCGAGATCCGGGCCATCTGTGACATCCGCGAAGAGGCCGTCGAGAGCATGTATTCCTGGATCGACGAGGAAGGGGAGAACGACGCCGAGAACGTGGATACCTACTCAGGATCGAAAAACAGCTGGAAGAAGCTGGTCCAGCGCGATGATCTCGACCTCGTCTTCGTGTTTACGCACCATCAGGCCCACACACCGATGGCGGAGTATGCCATGAAGAAGGGGAAGCACGTGGCCGTTGAAGTGCCTGCGGCGACGTCGATCGAGGAGTGTTGGACGTTGGTCGATACCGCTGAGCAGACCCAGCAGCAGTGTCTGATGCTGGAGAACGTCTGCTACTTCGATGAGGAGCTGTGGATCACCAATATGGTTCAGGAGGGCGTGTTCGGTGACCAGTTGAACTACGCCTCCGGAGGGTATATCCACAACTTGGTTTCTGATTACTTCTTCCAGGCGTACTGGAACGACTGGCGGGCGAAGAATCACCTCCAGTACAAGGGCGATCTGTACCCGACTCATGGGTTAGGCCCCATTGCATTCTATATGGGACTCAACCGTGGCGATCGAATGGAGTACATTGCGAGCCAGGAGAGTCCGGAGAGTCGGCTGACCCAGCGAGCGCAGGAACTCCCCGAAGATCACTGGGCGCATGGCATCGATGACTGGGCCAACGGCGACACGACACGGTCGGAGATCAT
Protein-coding regions in this window:
- a CDS encoding carbohydrate-binding family 9-like protein, coding for MRQGQIIRVDESVPLTGEVKDTPWEAAVPIQINEFPWNVPDAKRSTVVRSLYDEDALYLQYHADDAIIRADTDELNGPVWEDSCVEFFATLDPQRRPHYINVEVNCIGAFRLGFGPDRQNRELITANQAESIRVESSIDEQPAANAADDHWWVAIALPFETLATVTGVSISPSEGTVWQGNFHRLGPRDTSFFATWNPVNAPKPDFHQPSEFGPLVFK
- a CDS encoding Gfo/Idh/MocA family protein, producing the protein MNRRNYLKGVAGAAGIVTVSHTGTAQEWSDGRPGNGKGLPNEMPPRKGESVIGLTDQIDTVKAGIIGLGNRGSSMTQLIDAMYPDKGEIRAICDIREEAVESMYSWIDEEGENDAENVDTYSGSKNSWKKLVQRDDLDLVFVFTHHQAHTPMAEYAMKKGKHVAVEVPAATSIEECWTLVDTAEQTQQQCLMLENVCYFDEELWITNMVQEGVFGDQLNYASGGYIHNLVSDYFFQAYWNDWRAKNHLQYKGDLYPTHGLGPIAFYMGLNRGDRMEYIASQESPESRLTQRAQELPEDHWAHGIDDWANGDTTRSEIMTNQGRQIHLQFDVKTNRGYSRKNELAGSEAYHEGYPSQLALNGEGHGFVDDDTYDDYYEEYRHPLWKEMEEIAEEYGGHGGGDFLEIYRLFDAFNEGRPLDMDVYDAAAWSAVRPLSAISIEHGGKPVKFPDFTRGAWEEERELQIMDFDTI
- a CDS encoding RidA family protein, producing the protein MEEIVTENAPDAIGPYSQGIKDGNRLYVSGQGPVDPETGEVVSEDISEQTEQTLENIAAILEAGGASLDDVLKANVYVTDMDDYDDVNEVYAEYMTDPYPARAAVEVSRLPIEIGVEIEVTARVQ
- a CDS encoding SDR family NAD(P)-dependent oxidoreductase, which produces MVELSLADRPAIVTGASRGIGRQIATTFAAAGGDVAICSRSYEDVESVAEQITAEHDGRVIPVECDVTNADEVANLVDTAIEEFGDLRVLVNNAGGSVESADLLHRCDEETYEWMLELNLKAPYLLAREVLPAMIAAGGGSMIHVGSVNGLFGIGLAGYSEAKSGLLALSRNIATHYGQYGIRSNVLSAGTIETQNRKDEMENTEERTAETSARDRWLDQYPLGRFGRPEEVADTALFLATERAGFITGENIVVDGGLTVSLPTSFQNEIYQANDPPAER